A genomic segment from Solenopsis invicta isolate M01_SB chromosome 5, UNIL_Sinv_3.0, whole genome shotgun sequence encodes:
- the LOC105195377 gene encoding uncharacterized protein LOC105195377 has product MKKKMRVQVKDNSLSIETKMEEEIHVQVKDNSPSIERILRPISYISWFLGVGVARPRKCLKAITIIIRFYDLASKVNDIYSLHLLFCSANSFSMAVSSLFQLFDVWNLKTSHYLFLSLQIFLCIVFVTKFYLTCWICTLTCEESDNTGRIIYEITLKYQPVNIDKHKASNISRLEVRPPLENLDGEQCSNWGSSDNLSYIDMDNLLCRNLNSECVLKEINDFSIQLQQHRVTFTACNFFEMNNALFKGFVGLFITYLIIVSQLNQQSDEDFREKFYNFSKEFNDSREEFDEYNLNSNSTLHSEDIPWTSLGRTTS; this is encoded by the exons atgaagaagaagatGCGTGTACAAGTGAAAGACAACTCGCTATCGATAGAAACAAAAATGGAAGAAGAGATTCATGTACAAGTGAAAGACAACTCGCCGTCGATTGAGCGAATCTTACGTCCAATATCGTATATCTCCTGGTTCCTGGGTGTCGGTGTTGCACGTCCACGAAAGTGTCTCAAGGCTATAACGATAATCATAc GATTTTATGATCTCGCCAGCAAAGTAAATGATATTTACAGTCTTCATCTTCTCTTCTGCTCGGCGAATTCCTTCTCCATGGCTGTTTCatcattatttcaattattcgATGTTTGGAACCTCAAAACTTCGCACTACTTGTTTTTATCGCTACAGATTTTTCTTTGCATTGTGTTCGTCACAAAATTCTATTTGACCTGTTGGATTTGTACGCTCACATGTGAAGAATCCGATAACACTGGGAGAATCATATACGAAATTACATTGAAATACCAACctgtaaatattgataaacataaGGCGAGTAATATATCGAGGCTAGAAGTGCGACCTCCACTGGAAAATTTGGACGGCGAGCAATGTTCCAATTGGGGCAGCAGTGACAATCTGAGTTACATTGATATGGACAATCTCTTGTGTAGAAATCTCAATTCAGAGTGTGTCCTAAAAGAGATCAATGATTTCTCGATTCAACTGCAGCAACATCGAGTAACATTTACGGCCTGTAATTTCTTCGAAATGAATAATGCTTTGTTCAAAGGt ttCGTCGGGTTGTTCATCACTTATCTAATAATCGTCAGTCAGCTTAATCAACAATCTGATGAAGATTTtcgcgaaaaattttataatttttccaaaGAATTTAATGATtctcgagaagaatttgatg AATACAATTTAAACTCTAACAGTACACTTCATTCAGAGGACATTCCATGGACGTCTTTAGGACGTACGACGTCGTGA
- the LOC105195376 gene encoding uncharacterized protein LOC105195376, translating to MEEEIHVQVNDNSPSIERTLRPISYTSWLLGVGIAHPRKCPKTITIIIRIIHIIVCTICMIYDAKKFYSYIDSFDMADCVQCLKRAMAYVSAYYYIYHGIRQYNEWPKLMDELKEFDQKIKKEMSMNDQPIKIVEALAIFATIFYMIIPLVYYIIQYVTIYFPSFLPFHDVVLVQSLFNSFVFDVVVYVLYCRYKTMNKLIGQLDKLPDPLAFKIRRIRELHTDIHNLVSKVNDIYSLHLLFCSANSFTMAVASLFQLYYFLDIEATYMFLLLQNFLCIVFVAQFYLTCWTCTLVREESNRTGRIIYEIIFKCKPVLDKHEASNLLSLEVQPPLEDVDSEQSFNRSNSHNVIYIDMKNLLRRYLDRECITKEINDFSLQLQQHRIAFTACNFFEINNNLFRGFVGLFITYLIIVSQLKRQSGEDFRELRKDIMEIKKEISGMFLKGNQTDSQN from the exons atggAGGAAGAAATCCATGTACAAGTGAATGACAATTCTCCGTCGATAGAGCGCACCTTACGTCCAATATCATATACCTCCTGGCTCCTGGGTGTCGGTATTGCACATCCACGAAAGTGTCCCAAAACTATAACGATAATCATACGTATAATTCATATAATTGTGTGTACCATTTGCATGATATACGACGCAAAAAAGTTCTATTCTTACATTGATTCGTTCGACATGGCTGACTGCGTGCAGTGCCTAAAAAGAGCAATGGCTTACGTATCAGCCTATTACTACATTTATCACGGAATCAGACAGTACAACGAGTGGCCAAAGTTGATGGACGAATTGAAGGAATTCGATCAAAAGATCAAGAAGGAAATGTCAATGAATGACCAGCCTATAAAAATTGTCGAGGCGTTAGCAATTTTTGCGACCATCTTCTATATGATCATTCCACTTGTATATTATATCATTCAATATGTAACGATATATTTCCCGTCCTTCTTACCGTTTCATGATGTGGTATTAGTTCAGTCGTTGTTTAATAGCTTTGTCTTCGACGTTGTTGTCTACGTGTTATATTGCAGATATAAAACGATGAATAAATTGATCGGCCAGTTGGATAAGTTACCCGATCCGCTCGCATTCAAGATTAGACGCATCAGAGAATTGCACACCG ATATTCATAATCTCGTCAGCAAAGTAAACGATATTTACAGTCTTCATCTCCTCTTCTGCTCAGCGAATAGCTTCACCATGGCTGTGGCCTCGCTATTCCAATTATACTACTTTTTGGACATAGAGGCAacttatatgtttttattgctGCAGAACTTTCTTTGCATTGTGTTTGTCGCGCAATTTTATTTGACTTGTTGGACATGCACGCTCGTGCGTGAAGAATCCAATAGGACTGGGAGAATCATatacgaaataatatttaaatgcaaacCTGTCCTTGATAAGCACGAGGCGAGTAATCTATTGAGTCTAGAAGTGCAACCTCCACTAGAAGATGTGGACAGCGAGCAAAGCTTTAATCGGAGCAACAGTCACAATGTAATTTACATCGATATGAAAAATCTCTTGCGTAGATATCTGGATCGAGAGTGTATCACAAAAGAGATCAACGATTTCTCACTTCAACTGCAACAACATCGAATAGCATTTACGGCCTgcaatttcttcgaaataaataataatttgttcagaGGT ttCGTCGGGTTGTTCATCACTTATCTAATAATCGTCAGTCAACTTAAACGACAATCTGGTGAAGATTTTCGCGAACTGCGAAAAGATATTAtggaaataaaaaaggaaatttcTGGAATGTTTCTGAAAGGAAATCAAACTGACTCGCAGAATTAA
- the LOC120357771 gene encoding uncharacterized protein LOC120357771, producing MEAEIHVQVKNNSPSIEVKMEEEIHAEVKDSPSIERILRPISYTSWLLGIGVAHPRKCPKAITIIIRIIYMTVCSIGMIYEAKSLLSSTYEFDINDYLVNLREVMDYVLAYYYICYGIRQYNKWPELMDRLKELDQKIKKEISMNDKSIKIVAALAVFATIFCLIIPVVFYYIYYIIYYNSFAPADFMVFVVLPNVIVAQSLINSFVFDVVVYVLYCRFQTINKLIGQLDKLSDVLAFKIRHIRELHADICEMVSIINNIYSLPLLFCSMYCFITSVTVLFELYYAFNKKETDYMIYNAKKFYSYIDSLDMADCMQCLKRAMAYVSAYYYIYHGIRQDNEWPKLMDELKEFDQKIKKEMSMNDQPIKIVEALAIFATIFYMIIPLLDKSSDALAFKIRRIRELHSDICDLARKVNDIYSLHLLFCSANSFTMAVASLFQFYSLLEFRSLYLLSSLKSFLCIVFITKFYLTCWICTLTREESDRTGRIIYEIILKYQPVNIDKHEASNISRLEVRPPMENLDGEQCSNWGNSDNLSYVDMDNLLRRNLDRDNIE from the exons ATGGAGGCAGAGATCCATGTACAAGTAAAGAACAACTCACCGTCGATAGAAGTGAAAATGGAAGAAGAGATCCATGCAGAAGTGAAAGATTCGCCGTCAATAGAACGCATCTTACGTCCAATATCGTATACTTCTTGGCTTCTGGGCATCGGTGTTGCACATCCGCGAAAATGTCCCAAGGCTATAACAATAATCATACGTATAATTTACATGACTGTATGTTCCATTGGAATGATATATGAGGCAAAATCATTACTTTCTTCCACTTATGAGTTTGACATAAACGATTACTTGGTGAACTTACGTGAAGTAATGGATTACGTATTAGcctattattacatttgttacgGAATCAGACAGTACAACAAGTGGCCGGAGCTGATGGACAGATTGAAAGAACTCGATCAGAAGATCAAGAAGGAAATATCCATGAATGACAAGTCTATAAAAATTGTCGCGGCACTAGCAGTTTTCGCGACTATTTTCTGTTTGATCATTCCCGTAgtgttttattacatttattatattatttattataattcatttgCACCAGCAGACTTCATGGTTTTCGTAGTGCTTCCAAACGTGATAGTAGCTCAGTCGTTAATTAACAGTTTTGTCTTCGACGTTGTTGTCTATGTGTTATATTGCAGATTTCAaacgataaataaattgataggCCAGTTGGATAAGTTATCCGATGTGCTCGCATTCAAGATTAGACACATTAGGGAATTGCATGCCG ATATTTGTGAAATGGTCAgcataataaacaatatttacagTCTTCCTCTCCTTTTCTGCTCGATGTACTGTTTTATCACGTCTGTGACTGTATTATTCGAACTTTACTACGCTTTCAACAAAAAGGAAACAGATTACAT GATATACAACGCCAAAAAGTTCTATTCTTACATTGATTCGTTGGACATGGCTGACTGCATGCAGTGCCTAAAAAGAGCAATGGCTTACGTATCAGCTTATTACTACATTTATCACGGAATCAGACAGGACAACGAGTGGCCAAAGTTGATGGACGAATTGAAGGAATTCGATCAGAAGATCAAGAAGGAAATGTCAATGAATGACCAGCCTATAAAAATTGTCGAGGCGCTAGCAATTTTTGCGACCATCTTCTATATGATTATTCCTCTT TTGGATAAGTCATCTGATGCGCTTGCATTCAAGATTAGACGCATCAGAGAATTGCATAGCg ATATTTGTGATCTCGCCAGGAAAGTAAACGATATTTACAGTCTTCATCTCCTCTTTTGCTCGGCGAATTCCTTCACCATGGCTGTTGCTTCATTATTCCAATTTTACAGTCTTTTGGAGTTCCGTTCGTTATACTTGCTTTCATCGCTAAAGAGTTTTCTTTGCATTGTATTTATCACAAAATTCTATTTGACTTGTTGGATTTGCACGCTCACACGTGAAGAATCCGATAGGACTGGGAGAATCATATacgaaattatattgaaatatcaaCCTGTGAATATTGATAAACACGAGGCGAGTAATATATCAAGGCTAGAAGTGCGACCTCCAATGGAAAATTTGGACGGCGAGCAATGTTCTAATTGGGGCAACAGTGACAATCTGAGTTACGTTGATATGGACAATCTCTTGcgtagaaatctcgatcgaga CAATATCGAGTAA